The following proteins are encoded in a genomic region of Dasypus novemcinctus isolate mDasNov1 chromosome 21, mDasNov1.1.hap2, whole genome shotgun sequence:
- the TUBG1 gene encoding tubulin gamma-1 chain has translation MPREIITLQLGQCGNQIGFEFWKQLCAEHGISPEGIVEEFATEGTDRKDVFFYQADDEHYIPRAVLLDLEPRVIHSILNSPYAKLYNPENIYLSEHGGGAGNNWASGFSQGEKIHEDIFDIIDREADGSDSLEGFVLCHSIAGGTGSGLGSYLLERLNDRYPKKLVQTYSVFPNQDEMSDVVVQPYNSLLTLKRLTQNADCVVVLDNTALNRIATDRLHIQNPSFSQINQLVSTIMSASTTTLRYPGYMNNDLIGLIASLIPTPRLHFLMTGYTPLTTDQSVASVRKTTVLDVMRRLLQPKNVMVSTGRDRQTNHCYIAILNIIQGEVDPTQVHKSLQRIRERKLANFIPWGPASIQVALSRKSPYLPSAHRVSGLMMANHTSISSLFERTCRQYDKLRKREAFLEQFRKEDIFKENFDELDTSREIVQQLIDEYHAATRPDYISWGTQEQ, from the exons ATGCCGAGGGAAATCATCACCCTACAGTTGGGCCAGTGCGGCAATCAGA TTGGGTTCGAGTTCTGGAAACAGCTGTGCGCCGAGCATGGTATCAGCCCCGAGGGCATCGTGGAGGAGTTCGCCACCGAGGGCACTGACCGCAAGGACGTCTTTTTCTACCAG GCAGACGATGAGCACTACATCCCGCGGGCCGTGCTGCTGGACCTGGAGCCCCGGGTGATCCACTCCATCCTCAACTCCCCTTACGCCAAGCTCTACAACCCGGAGAACATCTACCTGTCTGAGCACGGCGGAGGAGCTGGCAACAACTGGGCCAGCGGATTCTCCCAG GGAGAAAAGATCCACGAAGACATTTTTGACATCATAGACCGGGAGGCAGATGGCAGTGACAGTTTAGAG GGCTTTGTGCTGTGTCACTCCATTGCTGGAGGGACTGGCTCTGGCCTGGGCTCCTACCTTTTAGAAAGACTGAATGACAG GTACCCTAAGAAGCTGGTGCAGACGTACTCAGTGTTTCCCAACCAGGACGAGATGAGCGATGTGGTGGTGCAGCCCTACAACTCGCTGCTCACGCTCAAGAGGCTGACCCAGAATGCAGATTGCGTG GTGGTGCTGGACAACACGGCCCTGAACCGGATTGCCACAGACCGCCTGCACATCCAGAACCCGTCCTTCTCCCAGATCAACCAGCTG gtgTCCACCATCATGTCGGCCAGCACCACCACCCTGCGCTACCCTGGCTACATGAACAATGACCTCATCGGCCTCATCGCCTCGCTCATCCCCACGCCGCGGCTGCACTTCCTCATGACCGGCTACACCCCCCTCACCACAGACCAGTCG GTGGCCAGCGTGAGGAAGACCACGGTCCTAGATGTCATGAGGCGGCTGCTGCAGCCCAAGAACGTGATGGTGTCCACAGGCCGGGATCGCCAGACCAACCACTGCTACATCGCCATCCTCAACATCATCCAGGGAGAGGTGGACCCCACCCAG GTGCACAAGAGCCTGCAGAGGATCCGGGAACGCAAGTTGGCCAACTTCATTCCGTGGGGCCCAGCCAGTATCCAGGTGGCCCTGTCGCGGAAGTCTCCCTACCTGCCCTCGGCCCACCGGGTCAGCGGGCTCATGATGGCCAACCACACCAGCATCTCCTCG CTCTTCGAGCGTACCTGTCGCCAGTATGACAAACTGCGGAAGCGGGAGGCCTTCCTGGAGCAGTTCCGCAAGGAGGACATCTTCAAGGAGAACTTTGACGAGCTGGACACATCCAGGGAGATTGTGCAGCAGCTCATCGATGAGTACCATGCGGCCACACGACCCGACTACATCTCCTGGGGCACCCAGGAGCAGTGA